The following is a genomic window from Pseudoalteromonas arctica A 37-1-2.
AGAGATATGTTTACTGACTAAATGTGTGGGTTTGGTGACAAGACCCACTTTTTTATGTGCGGTAATTCACACCCTTTTATTTAAATTAAACGATTTATTTTAGTAAGCTATTGAAATAGATTGCTTTTATACACTTGGCAGTAAAGTTGCCTTATTAGCGCTACAACAAGTAGATTCTAATAATTAGGGCACACGATGACAAAAACTACACACACCTGTATTTTATTTCTATCCTATGGTTGCTTAGCTACATTTTCACACACATCTTTTGCTGCAGAGTACGCTGTATACGGTAAAGCCGAAGTACAAATTGCCAGTACTGATACGGGCATAATGCGTTATGTCGAAGAGGGTACTCAAATTGAAGCGCCATACTCGCGTATTGGTATTAAGGGCGATCATAAACTTAACGAATATTTAAGTGCAGTTTTTAAATATGAGGTACAAGTTAAAGGTTTTGAAGAAGATGATACGCAAGAGCCTTTTACTGCACGTAATACTTATTTAGGTTTAAAAGGTGCTTTTGGTGAAGTTGTTGTAGGTCGTAACGACACTCGTTTTAAATATTCTGAAGGTAAACTCGATAACTTTAACGAAACGCAGGCAGATATAGCGCAGGTTATTGCAGGTCAAGACCGCCTCGGTGACACAATAACTTACACCTCAAACTATTGGCATAATACGCAGTTTTCATTTACTTATGCGCCAAAAGATGACAATAAAGACGATAAAGCAGGTTTTGCTGCTACGCTTATTTATGGTGATCGTAATTTAAATAATACGCCATATTACTTATCGTTAAGCCATGTTGATTCACTTAATAATATTACTGCAAGCAGAATTGCCGGTGTTTATAAGTTCGAACAATTACAGTTAGGTGCGCTGTACCAGCATTCAGAATCAGTAGATGGCACAAAGTCGGGCAATGGTTACGTATTAAGTGCCAGTTATACACTTGATAAGTGGGTGCCAAAAATTCAGTTTGCAAAGGATGACTCAACACTTCGTCAAGCATCTGAGGCAACGCAATGGAGCACA
Proteins encoded in this region:
- a CDS encoding porin; translated protein: MTKTTHTCILFLSYGCLATFSHTSFAAEYAVYGKAEVQIASTDTGIMRYVEEGTQIEAPYSRIGIKGDHKLNEYLSAVFKYEVQVKGFEEDDTQEPFTARNTYLGLKGAFGEVVVGRNDTRFKYSEGKLDNFNETQADIAQVIAGQDRLGDTITYTSNYWHNTQFSFTYAPKDDNKDDKAGFAATLIYGDRNLNNTPYYLSLSHVDSLNNITASRIAGVYKFEQLQLGALYQHSESVDGTKSGNGYVLSASYTLDKWVPKIQFAKDDSTLRQASEATQWSTGLDYVFDKQTTAYLLYTDLNLEEQDDSSVALGLKYKF